In the Syntrophorhabdaceae bacterium genome, AAGTAAAGGTGATTGTAGGGTTAATCGGAACGGATGGAGGCACGATGATTTCTGGGGCGGGAATCGGGACCGGGTTCAGCCCGAAATGATTACCTTTCTGAAATTTCGTTTACCCACCTTGATTATCAGTTCGTCATCTGACGGGACTTCTTCTGAAGTGACTTTGGCCCCGTTAATTGAGACCCCACCCTGAGCGATCATTCTCTTGGCCTCGGAAGTGGAAGGGACCAGCCCCACCTGGGCGAGGAGCTTGGGGAGCCAGGGACCCGCATCGCTCCTGGAGACCGTCATGGACTCAATGTTATCCGGAATTTCCTTGTTTTTGAAGATACGCTCGAAGTTTTGATGGGCGGCTTCGGCCTCACCCGCATTATGAAACCGGGTGATGATCTCTTTGGCAAAGGCTATTTTCGCATCTTTGGGATGGACTCTGCCCGTCCTTATATGCTCTTTGAGGGTATTAAGCTCCTCCAGGGAAATATCGCTCAGGAGCTCATAATATTTCAGCATGAGGTCGTCCGAAATTGACATGAGCTTACCGAAGATGGTCTCTGAGGGCTCGTCTATGCCCACGTAGTTCCCATAGGACTTGCTCATCTTGTTGACGCCGTCCGTGCCCTCGAGGAGTGGTACGGTAAGGACGATCTGCGATTCCTGACCGTACACCTTCTGAATATCCCTTCCCACGAGGAGGTTGAATATCTGATCGTGGCCCCCCAACTCCACGTCCGCCTTCAGTGCCACCGAATCATACGCCTGGACAAGGGGATAAAGGAATTCATGGATGCTGATAGGGAGATTGTTCTGAAGTCTATTTCTGAAATCTTCCCTCTCCAGCATACGGGCTACCGTATACTGTGCGCAGAGCCGTATCATGTCCGCCGCGTTCATGGCTTCCATCCACTGGCTATTGAATCGAATCTCGGTTTTTTCAGGATCGAGGATTTTAAACACCTGATCTTTATATGTTTCGGCATTCGCCATCAGCTCTTCCCGTGTCAGGGTGGGGCGTGTCTCAATCCTGCCCGTGGGGTCGCCGATGAGTCCGGTAAAATCCCCGATAAGAAAGACTGCCGTATGTCCCAGCTCCTGGAATTGCTTCAGTTTCTGGATCACGACAGTGTGGCCGAGATGGAGGTCGGGTGCGGTAGGGTCCATTCCCAGTTTGACCCTGAGGGGCCTTTTCTCTTCCCGAGCCTTGAGGATCTTTTTCCTGAGATCGGCCTCGTTGATCACGTCGACCGCTCCCCGCTTCAATATTTCGATTTCTCTCTCTATATCGACCATGGGTCCGCTCCGTCTTATAATTGGATCTTCTGTTTGACCCGCTCTATCTTGAGGCACCTGTTTCCTGTTGCCGCGAGAGTGAGGAGCACCCCCTGCACCTCTACGTCATCTTTTCCGACCTCGAATTTCTGGGGGAGCTGGGTAATGAACTTCGTAAGGATGGCCGATTTTTCCATTCCGATCACGGAATCGGCGGGACCGGTCATTCCAAGATCGGTGATATAGCCCGTGCCGTTCGGCAAAACCCTCTCGTCCGCGGTCTGCACATGTGTATGGGTGCCCACCAGTGCCGC is a window encoding:
- the tyrS gene encoding tyrosine--tRNA ligase, whose protein sequence is MVDIEREIEILKRGAVDVINEADLRKKILKAREEKRPLRVKLGMDPTAPDLHLGHTVVIQKLKQFQELGHTAVFLIGDFTGLIGDPTGRIETRPTLTREELMANAETYKDQVFKILDPEKTEIRFNSQWMEAMNAADMIRLCAQYTVARMLEREDFRNRLQNNLPISIHEFLYPLVQAYDSVALKADVELGGHDQIFNLLVGRDIQKVYGQESQIVLTVPLLEGTDGVNKMSKSYGNYVGIDEPSETIFGKLMSISDDLMLKYYELLSDISLEELNTLKEHIRTGRVHPKDAKIAFAKEIITRFHNAGEAEAAHQNFERIFKNKEIPDNIESMTVSRSDAGPWLPKLLAQVGLVPSTSEAKRMIAQGGVSINGAKVTSEEVPSDDELIIKVGKRNFRKVIISG